The region acttcattcttgaactctttgaacttttcaaaggtttctaactttttcttgattaaatagatatacccatatctactataatcatcggtaaaggtcacatagaagcggttcccatccttcgtggttgatctaaacggttcacatacatcagtatgtattaggtccaatagaccttcacccctttcacatgtactcgtgaagggtgacttagtcatctttccaagtaaacaagactcgcatgtgtcatctcccctaaggtcgaatgactccaacactccatccttttggagttgggctatgtgtttcttgttgacatgtccaagacgacaatgccacaaggatgttgtatccatactagtggaagaatctatattcaaaacatcatttcctaagttatcaacaatcataacagttttatatattccattacatggtatagcttcaaagtaaaagacaccatttagataagccaaaatagaactgttctcattattaaaagaaaatctaaatccttgtctatataaaccatgaaatgaaatgatgtttctatccatttctggcgaatagcaataattgttcaaatctaaacacaaattattcctaagcactaaagaatacactccaatcttggtcacaggcgacgatcttctgttccccatgattagattgatccttccttgctccacatccctacttcttcttagtccctgcacattagaacaaatgtggtaaccacaaccagtatcaagaacccaagaaatagcatgattagaatcgttagatttaattgtgtatatacctgcgaaagatggcttgatctttccttctttgattgcttgtaggtactctgggcaacttctcttccaatgtcctatcttgtggcagtggtggcactctgcctccttcgggttaggacagggcttagcgggatcaactttggtcccactagaagaggcaccatctcgggctttgaccttgcaatagttcttcgatgaagccttcctcttctttccctttccttgaccaatagccaagacaggagcagcaggcggattgggagtcggtgcaacagacttgtctttgaagttgctctcagcaaccctcaagagaccttggagtttgcttagggtgacctcttctttgttcatgtggtaggtcatcctaaattggttgtacatcggaggcaaagagtgaagcaccatgtcgatcgccaagtcttctccaaagtcaacatttaacttgcaaaggcggtcgacatacctttgcatcttttgcaagtgcacggtaagagattctccatgacccatcttagtggaaatcatgttagtgaaaatctcataacgctcttgtctcgcgttttggtggtatctctccaataagtcttggtgcatctcgtacgggtacatgtcctcgtaggacttttggaattcgaagttcatggtggcaatcatgatgcaatgtaccttcgttgcatctcgctcatgagtctcaaaagcggtgatttcggccgaagtagcgatttcagggttgattttctcgagcttctcatcaaggacatactccttgtcctcatagcgagcaatggtgcgaatgtaccttatccattcgctaaagttcgttccatcgaaggtgaccttttggcaaaggctcatcaacgtgaaagaactcgcagcagcgttgtttgcgttcgacatctacaaaagaaaaggacaaagatagattagaataagaatccctaattatcacccaataagaaaattagggctaggatccaacaataacatttacatactagaaaagggatgccgtaatctaacatgcaaataaattgaaggtaagtgaatgacgattcactaattctccatcacaaaacttaactattagtcctaagtgtattgagaattcctaggttcgaatgagattcattgaaactattcaatggcatatttaaatttcgatatgcccctcttgtttgtgactgggatgccgaggatcacaaagcgggtgtgaattaccatgcaaattcacatggtaccttcattgtaacgatcacctatttgatgtgccggtaaaccacgcacgctccatcgaactatgataaacaataaatcaccctttgccacctttgcttagaatcaattagtgtgccggtaaaccacacacactccactaacttcttagcaagggtgcaaagtgtaatttcatgggattgcatcaattcacttttcctaaagtaactaagattgggaaatttttaaaaaagtgtagttactttgtattacttattatacttttaatgagaggatgaggttgccctatcctacccgttcggctaacgaccctccaccaatcaagcaagaggtggatgtgagtgtacacccattaagcgtcattttataggccgcaaccttatacccaccttatagatcggcttcgtgaatgaggcctactaacggtaagactagcatttagttatacatatatatatattattctagtaatatcatattagtatagggttgtattttaaaccttttaaaatatagggtttgaaatttaagttgtctaaattaaactttttaatcacaaatataaatttcaaaacttgagggcaagttttaaaacatttaaaacatagaggatcaaataacaaataattccaattaacaattaatatcctaattatatatatttgattttattcaagatttctttgaaagataattaccaaaataattaaaataattaattaattatcatataaggaaattaaatattttattagttgataaatacctttaactagatcaagataacaaccatatatatcaaaaaatcggatttaggttgatctattatgattaaggtaagtttccataagataattatgaaaaataccgaatctggccattcctgacgcttggactcgccgagttcacaaagggactcgccgagtcaggcctactcgccgattccactttggaactcgccgagtccatgactcagaaaccaaaaaatcgaattttgcaggtttgtttcggttaatcaagcaacaatttaaagaaaaccaagctaggctctgataccactgatgagttttagccataagaactttcctatgtgcgcatgcaaaaccctaatgcttggatctaggctttctaattaaacatgctttgaatccaagacttctaatggctaattaggttaaataacaacattgaaacagatctagaaccatgcctttgaattccttgttgatcttgttgtattggagcttctagagtcacaattgtcactcctctaatggcttataaacaccaacagcaaggaagatgatttaggagagaggagaggggaggaaatcggccagggttctcttactttaggtgaggtgtcgatttcccttgcccatggggtctatttatacttgtagattccttaagggttacaatctaaaccctaattggataatcttctcttaaggctatccaaatcctttccctAGATAACTCATTGGACGATTTtaaagctatcctagcttctagaatccgtccactatatatctataaggatttatagtctaaagcttaactatcaaacaattgacagtttatacccctttatttaattaacctctttaagtcaccaaattaattccaattaattctatgacttatattaatcaaataacaatatattattctttatattattcccataatatattaataatattcactctctcttaataaatcatcctatcaagttgctatggtgaaggcaacccaaaaggaccatgcacaaccgggtcaaatacttgcctaatatagttgcagccttagacactattccaacagttctaacatatcacaaatcaAATAAtccgtaaggtattttggggtctatctgcgagctccggctgatcgtacacttacATCCTCCTTAAAAGTCAAAGTTAAGTCAAGGTTCACGTTCCTGATCACAAaccaacaatcaaacaagaacatgacaagAGATCGAGCCCATGCCCTTAACCCAACTCTTTTATTataatttctttttcaaaaaaacatgTTGCTAAAATTCCCAGATCCTagcttgagactggattcacacaaatgtttatccaattcacttaaaccagggctctggtaccaacttgtaacatccataaaattcaagccagtTTAAAACTTTTTAAGTTATTCAAAAACCGATAATTATTACAaacatgttttcaaaatggtaTAATATTAGAGTTTCCCGGAaccaaatcataaaacataaggaggtgcacgatcacgccttcgccttcccgcgatcatcagaagtacctgaaacaataatcgataaatgtaagctcgaaggcttagtgagttacccctaaaataccaacaccataccgatataaccatatcatataacatatagacaaacaacatgcataatgagccattagcctgactggaccacctcgcaggccttcagcctatctggatcgCTCTTCGAGCCTtcgacacgtctggaccgccctctcagGGCCTTCAACCTAtatggaccgctcgtcgggccttcagtctgaCCAACATGCCCTCATGGTCCTGtggtctatccggaccgccctgaGTATTTTGGCCTACAacacgaagcaggacccgcctcaacccattcccccaaaccaacaaacatgtgcacatacatatcatatgatAACATATATCACAATCAAACCAATCTAAAAAATCACTAATCATACCACATACAgtcccgctaccagctaacccTCATGGAGtttgtaaccataagtaaccagaggtgagatagccacccgaacagatagtcctactctagagccacaaccaaacaaggaacagggaggaTAACCTATACCAAGAGTTCTTAGGTTATCCTACGTGACCACCAACAGTCACTAAGGGCACTCCATAGATGATAACCAACAAGCACATATAACTTGTAGATCGAAAGATCActaacataacaaccatcctataaccagaatactgatctaacagatcactaacatagcataatcCTATAAACTAGGCTACCAACCTACGAGGTCACTATGAataacaccatcctaactaccagtatgtaaatcaataagcatatcatgcaataaacctgAATACAAATAtgataagggccgaccttggtgccttagaccatgtTAATATAGTGATGAGAACTCACCTGGCATTGCTGAAGTCTCGCAGATAAAgctccagctgctggttgacaaattcccgaactgtcaacatcaaacaatacccaattaataattggttccaagcccaaggtccaactcacactccaaaggcccaaaagtcaagtaatgggccaaagcccaacatatggcccaattttccaaattgggcccaagcctctgcatggtctttccttaaggcccattcaattattttaatccaaactattggtattcccatggcccaatatcacataatcatcaaggcccagttatggcccacatatggcccaattttccaaattgggcccgagtctctcacatgggccttaccctgaAGCCCATCCAATTATTTTAGTGcatttacttgttcttggatagctCATcactagcccaatcaccaaagcccaatagagaGGCCCAACTAAAGGCCCAAGTGACATTagagttttcacatgaaatgacgattagggttaagtattcCTACCTAATCCATTAAggaattaatccattaagtctaatattgccttaggttaatatgcaatgattattaattagtattttaaatttagtaAATAATTCCCATGCAGTCCCGATCaatcctaaaattagggttttatggcattagggttttttccaaaccctaattagggtttccaacccaatactagcccattagtcatATGGTTGgacttttaggtcaattagggcttcattgggcccctCAAGGTTTCATTGGGCCCgctagggtttcattaggcccattagggtttcattgggccTACTTTGTCCAAGCATCACCAAACAAGTCAATCCGCAAATGATGCCTACCGCCACCCAACGCAACGGTTGGTGGCAGCAGGagacggcagccaccacctcacggtggtggttacaAGTTTTCTATTATTATTCCGGCCGATTATAATCAAATTTACAACAATATCCAAAAACACACCCACAtaaactaccacacactcatACACACAGCTGCCCTGTAGTGGCATGCGGTAGTCGGAGGTGGCAACCAacacctcacagtggtggtggtggcttttctCATGAAATTCGGCCAAGATAACCACACACACACGCTTGCCTGCTTGCAAATGAGTCCatccacccacctggtggcgtacGGCGGCGAAGGTGACACAAGAAGGCGGCAACAACGGTAACAACTTCGTTagcggcggcagccaccatggtcgGCGGCTATGGTGGTTTGTCTTCGGGGTTTCTTTTGTCCATCAAGTGTCCATATCACAATCTGCAACCCAAAACACCCCCATGCTTGCGATACACAGGTTGAAACACTCACACAACAACCACCCCTTGGGGTGGCGGATGTTGATCGGAGTAGAAAATTACACAAGCGGCAACGACGGACGACGACTATGAGCTCTGTCCCCCGACTTCTTACTACCGTGACTTTGCTCATCGGTCTCAGCAGTGATTCGCTGCTCACATCATCTTCGGTAGCAGCACCGTGGCGGAGACGTTCGGTAACAAGGCAGCGACCCACCGATTCAACCTCCACGAGAGGCTTTTCATTGCTTTCAGTTGAAGAAGGAGGAGGAGAAGAACGACAAATGTCCGATGGACATCGTCGTCGCCAGCTGATCGGAAACAGGAgtgaaaagggggggggggggggttggcgGCCGGAGGGAGGCCACGTGTTGAAGGTGACGACTACAACtaacttagggttagggtttagtggGTGACAGGTTTTTATACCCCGATCCCATAAACTTCATTCCataataacacttttggtccccCCTTCTCCCATTTCTTTCAATTTCGATCCAAATTTTACCATTTCTACCAAAAATCCCTTTCAAATCCAATCCATAATTTACCCAACAACCCTCCCTCTACAAATCCTCTTCAACATAggtccaaaatttactctttagTCCCCGCTTCCATAAATCCTTACATATAAGTcccaaaattacactttaacccatggagattcaaatcttgtcatttggcttCCTGAAACCAACTCCCAGCAAATTTAGTATTTGGTTTtggattataataatataaaacaataataaaaattaCTTCTTGGGGTTTCGGGTTTATTTAATTATCTTAttttaaacgggatgttacattattatgttaggatgttagatgtatgcgtgactcttgcatgtgtatgtattgGTATGTATGCCGAGCTAGGCTCGATGCCAGGAAGAACCCGATGACTGTATTGTATGctgttatctttgtgattatcacaTGTGTTGGTAGGATTATGTGTTTGTATcctgggcggggcccgttatgcaaGTATGGGTGAGGCCCGTTACGCGAGTCTGGATGGGGCCCGTTACACTCATTGGGGCGGGCCTATTATGTGCTtagttatgtatggtatgaggtatcttagggaactcactaagctttgtgcttacggttttcagtttatgtttcaagtacttcgattttcaaatggaagagcctggaatgattgcagagcacacactaCATGTTTCCACATTCTGTAATTTGTTATTCTACTATCGATCTTAGAGTTTGAGTTGGTGATATTAACTGATAGGTTGAAAACCCAAGCTACTATGTTGTTTAAGAAAATGTCCAACACCCATCTTATACTTCAACTAACGTTTTTAGGGTCCAATCATTCTTCTATTATTGAGTTTGGAGAGTGTTCACTGGACGTGACATTATACTGTGGTAAGTTGATGATCCGTTAAAGTTAGAAAAATAAGAAtctaattataatattttttgtAGAGTTAAAATCGATTGTAATAAGTCGCGAATGATTTGATTTGATACTGATTTTATATTATCCTTATTAATAACaaacaataataatattataGGTTAAGCATgatattcataattttttttttgtaagagTAAGGAGGGACCCACTTAATAATCAAAATagttataaaacatggaaaatatgatattttacacAAACCGCTTAAACTCTAATGTTTTTTGAGATAAGAAAAACAAATTGAAACCAAAGTTCCAAcaaaaaaatggtttttgtatTAGATCCACAAAAACAAAGGGGTCAAATTTGTAAATTACAACACTTCAAAGCACGATCCGCGTCAACTAATATCGACCAATCAGATCACGTCTCTCAATCCATATATAAATGCAACACTTCGTCCCTTCATTCTCACACACACAATAATCTCTTTCTCTCCCTACAAAATCAATCTCTTTCTAAAAAACTCAAATCCATTCAATGGCGCCAAAAGCAGAGAAGAAGCCAGCTGAAAAGAAGCCCGCGGAGGAAAAGAAAGCCGCCGTCGCTGAAAAAGCCCCTGCCGAGAAAAAGCCAAAGGCTGGGAAGAAGCTTCCCAAGGAAGCCGGCGCCGGTGCCGCtgataagaagaagaagagaagcaaGAAGAACGTGGAGACGTACAAGATCTACATCTTTAAGGTTTTAAAGCAAGTTCATCCTGATATCGGGATCTCAAGCAAGGCCATGGGGATTATGAATTCCTTCATTAACGACATCTTCGAGAAGCTTGCTTCAGAATCATCGAAGCTTGCGAGGTACAACAAGAAGCCGACGATTACATCAAGGGAGATTCAGACGGCGGTCAGATTGGTTTTGCCAGGGGAGTTGGCAAAGCATGCTGTATCGGAAGGGACGAAGGCTGTGACAAAATTTACCAGTTCTTAGATTTGGGGTTTAGGGTTTATGTTGATGTTGGTTTATTGTAAATTTATTATCTTTCTCGATGAATTATATGGGTATCAAATGAAATTGAGTTGGTGATATTTTCTAATTTTCATTCAAGATTTATGTTTAAGAAACTGGTTTTACTTGTTGAAATCTTCTCTTGCTTTCTAATAACAAAGCTACTAATAAATctattgtattcttttgtaaataaagatgaaatatccCATTGCTAAAAGTTATTATAAACATCGACCTTAAAAAAGGTATGCGATAATGTTCGTGGCCTTTGTTTATTAAAATAGAGGGATTACAAAAAACTATTTGTCTTGTTACATTTGTTCAATACTCTAACAAGAAATCAGAGTGGCGCAGCGGAAGCGTGgtgggcccataacccacaggtcccaggatcgaaacctggctctgataataGAGATGGCTTCCAAATTGCAAtacagtttttaatttttatttctttattctaGCTTTTTTATTTACACTTGCACTtcgattattttaatttttaactcAGGTTTATTCTAGCTTTGCTCTTCACCCTATATATggattttttttgctattttaaaCACTTTTTATTTCATAATAAGCAACACAATTAATTAAgttccatgattttatcaaaaTTCATTACTTTTCAAAGTGATTTTTATAACTATAAACTAGAACAAATAGGAACGTGATTTTGCGACATTTCCAATTAGATAATCGATATTTAAAGAGTTCtaagaaatatattttttaaaatcaattGTTTATAATAATGATGATTATATCTGTTTGTAATTTGTTAATATAATGTAGATGGTAATTTGTAATTTGTTAATCAATTGccctattgttttttttatttacactTCCAATTCgtacaattttattttttatttccagTTTATTCTAGGCTTCCTCTTCACcctatacatttatttatttatttttgctattttaaacactttttatttaataataagtaACACAACTAATTAAGTTAGAtaattttatcaaaaaaattcaTTACTTTTCGAAGTGATTTTTAGTAACTATAAACTAGAATAAATAAGAACATGATTTTGCTACATTTCCAATTAGGTAATCGATATTTAGAGAGCTCTAAGAAAGATACTAGATTTTTTAAAAATCAATTGCTTATAATAATGGTGATACATGAATGAAGAACATAAGAAGGGTCATTCAAGCTTGGAAAACAAATCTCAAGCTAATGCTGATGACATGGAGATGCAATTGCAAAGAGAGGAGGGCGCTGAACAAGTTGATGGAAAACTCACAAATAGGGAAAGTAGTTGAGAGCCTATAAAGAAGGTGTTATTtattattagtcataaattaattaagaattaatttggttactaaaagaaattaattgaataaagggacttaaactgtcaaatatgTGATAGTTggattttgggctgggaaacccaaTGGGACAAAGggatgaacgaaattatgatgagagcccatcatattttcgtccatggccttattccaAAAGGTTTCATGGGCTGCTTAATGTCTAAACTGTCTATTAGGGTTTTGgaggaaaccctagctgctcacAATATAAATGAGGCCCCTAGGATATAGGAATCGGTCACTTGCTTCTCTAAGAACCCTAAGGCCGAATTTTGtagcctcctccctctctctcttgcctctccattttctcttggtgtttgtgagtctCTCCATTTTCTCTTCACAAAGAGCCTTTCAACCTCACTGTTTTATGATTTTCGTTCCAGTTTAAATGTTCGTTCCTCCACTCCTGATAAAAATTGAGGGGGATGTTAGTGTATATTCTATAGCCTATGTCTATGGTTGTATCTCATGTATGTAGTCCATAATCTAGGCCCATTATCctcatgtatttatatgtatcttGATCTATGTTTACAGTAATGAGAATATGATTTCCATTCCATAATAACCGGTGTCAACAAAATCTACAATTCAACAACTCCTTATTTGACATTATTCCTAGAGCTTTGGAGAAGCATCCTCGACAGTGCATACTCACTGTAAATATGCTTGAATTACCTTTTGtacatcaaacaaacaaaatAGTAAAATCAAAAT is a window of Lactuca sativa cultivar Salinas chromosome 1, Lsat_Salinas_v11, whole genome shotgun sequence DNA encoding:
- the LOC111881100 gene encoding probable histone H2B.1 produces the protein MAPKAEKKPAEKKPAEEKKAAVAEKAPAEKKPKAGKKLPKEAGAGAADKKKKRSKKNVETYKIYIFKVLKQVHPDIGISSKAMGIMNSFINDIFEKLASESSKLARYNKKPTITSREIQTAVRLVLPGELAKHAVSEGTKAVTKFTSS